In Chryseobacterium oryzae, the genomic stretch CAGTTTATTGATTTTTTCAAAAGTTTTGCTTTTTGCATCTACCGAAGATTTTTTTCCCTGGTCGTTGATGTAGATTTTATTCTCCTTGAAAACAATGCTGTATTGATAAGGCTTCGTGTATTTCCAGCTTAATGTATTGGGGGTTTTCAGGGACATTTTGCCTTGGGTAACTATGTTTTTATCCAAAAAATCCATTTTTTTGGTTTGGACAAAGTCACTTTGCAGGGTTTTTATCCCTTTGGTTTCAGAGGAAACTTTGGCAACAAACGCTTTTGCTTCCGCTCCAGACATTGCAGTATTTTGCCCCAAAAAGAGCCCGGAAACCAATAAAAATGTGCCTAAAGCAATATTTTTAATCATTATTTTTAGAATTAATCATTGAATCCATTGTGAAAGTCGAATACTTTTCACGCTCCAAAAATAACAATAATTCAACCAAAACATTATACGTTTTCTCGGAAGTGTCGTGAAGTAGAATAATACTTCCTTTATTGAGATTTTTTGTGATTCTGTTATAGATTTTGTTTTCGTTGTCAATTACTGTATCAAGCGAACGTACATTCCAACCAATACTTTTTTTCTGAATTTTTTTAATGGCTTTTGCAATATTCGGATTGGTTACACCGAAAGGCGGACGATATAAATTTGTTCTAATATTCCCAAATTTTAACATCACTTCATCGCATTTTTCAATTTCATCAATCATTTTTGAAGTCGATAAAAATCCAGTCTTATTCGAATGTGAAAAAGTGTGATTTCCCACAGAATGCCCTTCCGCAATAATTCTTTGGAA encodes the following:
- a CDS encoding LolA family protein is translated as MIKNIALGTFLLVSGLFLGQNTAMSGAEAKAFVAKVSSETKGIKTLQSDFVQTKKMDFLDKNIVTQGKMSLKTPNTLSWKYTKPYQYSIVFKENKIYINDQGKKSSVDAKSKTFEKINKLIVGSSNGQMFNDPEFSVSYFKNGNFNIAKFTPKSAQLLKYIKQIELQFPKNESTVSQVNMTEASGDTTNIVFKNTKINAPISASEFSL
- a CDS encoding polysaccharide deacetylase family protein, yielding MKHYLFILFYVFCNVFIYAFQGSFWVYLFCFLMFSAVVVWGSFDIQLQYFLNSITQKRTKIKEVALTFDDGPTEFTPEFLDLLKENHIKATFFCIGKQIEKYPEIFQRIIAEGHSVGNHTFSHSNKTGFLSTSKMIDEIEKCDEVMLKFGNIRTNLYRPPFGVTNPNIAKAIKKIQKKSIGWNVRSLDTVIDNENKIYNRITKNLNKGSIILLHDTSEKTYNVLVELLLFLEREKYSTFTMDSMINSKNND